The stretch of DNA TGAGGCCCACTAGTAGTAGTTTGCATTGGGGAGAAAAAATAAATGTAGATGCCTCAAATTACTTTTTGTCATGGGGCATATGTATCCATATgccaccattgtacatgccctaatgtgtttcaacttgaaattttatGTGGCCATAAAACATCACCCtcttagggcatgtacaatgcaTAGCCTCAAGATGATACCTCGCATGCCATGTAGGATCGGATATGATGTAAAATAGGTTCGGATAGGGAAGCGGGATCCTCTCTACGAGGCGGTTGCTTGAAGAGAAAAAGTGTGGTCCGATAACAAAAGCTGAAAAGGTTGGAGTGAAAAATAGAGATGCATGTGTACTAgagtctttattttttatttcttaaTGAGGCCCACCAGTGATAGCTTGCATTGGAGAGAAAAAATTAATATAAATGCCTCAAATTACTTTTTGTCATGGGACATATGTATCTACTCCTATATgccaccattgtacatgcccttaacATCCCGCATTTTCTTTAGATTTTTTTCGAAACTTTAAAATGTGGTTTTCACGAAGTTTTCATTGAATATTGGTTTCCATATGACATTCTTCATAAAAATAGGCTAGGAGGTTGAGCTTTGATGAATCAAAATCCATGATTTTAAGAAACTAAACATTTGAGGGATCTGTTAGATAGAAGTAGCACTTTTTTTTTGAACTTAGATAGGAGTAGCACTTAAATCCCTCAAAAGATAATTTCCCCCTTAAATTAAGCTATCGAGGGCTTTGCTAGAAATACTCTTAGCAATGTATTCATACTTTCTGCAAGTAACTAGTTAATTAAGGAGAAAAATTATAATTACAGCTCGCCAAATCTCAATGGGCACTCGGTCAAGAACAAAGAGACGACTTTTTTTTACATACACCGGAAGATTCGCCGCGTGGCGGTGTGACGGTGTCAATTCTCTAACCACCCCTAGAATAATGCAAGTGCCTTGCGGCTGGCGGGCACACCGGCCGTCGTGACCCCGTCCACATGACGATCGATGGAGGCACGCGCACCAACTCACATCGACCAACCGCCGGCTCCATTAGTCAACGTACGCGCTGCAGAATTTCCTGATCTCCCCGTTGCCGCCGGTGAGCACCTCCATCCTGCCCATGTTGATCATGGCGGCGGCGTAGTCCTCGAAGTACTCCTCCGTCGACTCGGCGGCCGCCATCCTCGCCACGTAGTCCCTCGTCCACCTGTCGTCGAGCAGCGCCTGGTCGGAGACGAACAGGGTCTTGTTGCTGAGCACGTCCCGGTAGTAGCTGAGGTCGAACTCGTAGGGGCTCTTGGGGTCCATGTCGACGAGCGTTTCGTCTTCCTTGTTCCCTGGCTCGCACCTCTCCCGCAGCTCCGGGGCGTACGCCTTGTCCAGCGTCGGGTCCTGCACCCCTAGGCCGCTGTTGTTGTAGAGCCGGTCCGGCGCGAACGCCGCGCACTGCGCCCTCCCGATCGTGTGGCTCCCCGACAGCACCACCAGGTCCTTCCACGACAGGTTCTTCACGCTGAAGTAGGTTTTCAGGTCCACGATGTTGGCGTGCGGCGGCGCCAGGTCGTTCTCGGCGTCGATGCACAGGGACACCTTGCCGTCCCGGCGCCCGGTCTCCACCGGGAACCGTGGCCCGTTGCTCTGGAAGAAACAAGGAGGCAGTCTGGTGGTCAGCTAAAATGAAAGCCTGAGAAAATCCATGGAGGACATGAAAGGGGGGATTATTGATCTGCTTAAATTACCAGGTACACGGCGTCCCGCGCGGCCATGATGATGATGTCTGCGCAGGACACGGTGAGCGGGCACTCGTCCTCCAGCTTCGCCTTGATCCTCTCGACCTCATCGAAGCCGCGGAGGCTGTAGCTCATCGGCATGGCGTCCCTCTCCCCCTTCTTGCTCCTCGATTTCAGCATGATCGACCCGTCGCACCCCTGCAGACCACGCATCCAGTTCAAGTTAAGCGAAACACATTCAGACGACCCGTGCACGCGACGCGGCACGGCACGGCAAAGAAGCAGCGCAGCACGCACCCTGACGAAGCAGTCGTGGAAGAGAAGCCGCAGCAGCGCCGGGCCGAGGGTCCGGTCCTCGTGGACGATGTCCCGCATCTCCTCCAGCACCAGCTCCTCCGCTTTCGGGCACGTCTTGTTGTAGAACCCGATGGCGagcccggcggcggcggggtccgtGGGGCCCGGCACCGGCATGGCGCTCGCGACGGCCGCGAGGATCAGCAGCCTGAGGAGCACGTCCAATGCCATCCGGCCGGACCGGAGGAACAGAGCCGAATCGAGTCGTCGACGAGCGAGGTTGCTTGGTCGTGACGGGGGGAAGCAGCTGCTCAGGAGGCGTTGAAACTTAACTCGGGTCAGCCGGGAACTCACGGAAGGGGAAGAGATCAAGAGAAGGAGATTAAATTTGCTGGCCGGCGTCGACCGCCCGCGCATGAAAACCCCGGAGCCGGAATGGCGAGAATAAAGAAAGAGTTGGAGAGGCACGGGTGGGTTGGCGATCGCTGTCGAGAAGCTCGGAATTCGCAAGTTAGTTAAAAACTGAGGCGGACAATGGCTGGCTAGCACAGCTGGGAACGGGAATGGGGTGTTGGAGGCTACGCGCAAAGGCGAGCAGAAGGAAACAAAAATTCCCCCCATTTCACGCGGCGCATGAGACTGGACTGGAGGCGCGAGTGCGCCGAGCAGATTGGTTCCGCGTCTGGACTGGACGGCGGTCGTGGATGCGGGCTTTTGCACTTGTCAACGCACGCTGTTCACACGCCATACTCGGCCGACTACGAGATAGCTTTTCTGCACATCGATGAATAGTTGAACATGGCAGTGCATATATGAAGGCAAGATTGACGAACCGATCGATGCATTTGTAGAGGCATAAAAGCATCTAATGGGAAGTGAGCTGACCAAATGAACAAACAAATATTCAGGCGCATGCATTTTAACTGGTCTCTGGTGGCTGTGCTGACCAGGGGCAGTTGGCGTGTAGCACGGGCGGAGGACAGGCTGCGGAGGCATACGCTTCTTCGTGGTAAGCTACTCCACCTGCCGGTTATCGCTGTTTACGCAAACTAGAACTTGTCAAGGTCAAAGCACAGTGCTGTGTTTAACGGAACCCAATAGTAGAAACAGACGGCCATACTTCTTTTTTTTTTAAAGGATGACCCCCGACCTCTGAGAAATGTATGCGGCTattttattgattattctcgaggaccttacaaagtagAATAACAATATGCCTAAATTCGCCATCTTGGCAACATCTACCGCTACTCGTATTCAAATGATAAAGGGGTGCAAGCTAGGCCACATATCCAGACCTCTCACCTAATCCTAACATCTAAAAACAGATGCCCCGATCGAGCCATCTGCCGGGTCCAGGGCACAAACCGGTTCGACGCACTCACatgtgtcgtcgccgccatcttccactGGTCCATCTTCGAAGCAGATTGAGGTGACAACCTTGGCAGGTCCTCCGTCATCGATGCCACCACGACGTCAAACGGCGACCTCCACCTACGCGAGCCTTGGCAAGTCCTCCATCAttgacgccaccacgacgccagccGACGACCTCCACCTACGCGAGTCCATCTCCAAGCAACAGACATAAATCCATGCTAGGATAGGGCCGCACCACCGCCGTCGCCCACCACCCACAAGCGCCACCCAACCCCAAGGTTCCCAAAgcggcgccttcaagaagggaagagcgccgccaccgcccaaCAAAGTTAGGGCTTTCGCCCCGGAGACCCAGGGGAAGGTGAATTGAGGAGATCAGTCCATACCGACGCCTTCAAGAAGAGGAACGGCGCCCTCAGGCGGCGCCGTTGGCGTGGCCGGTCATGGCCGGCCAGGGGTTTCGCCCGAACTAggtccctgatacgtctccaacgtatgtaCTTTTTCTAACGCTTTTCCttttgttttggactctaatttgcatgatttgaatgaaactaaccctggactgacgctgtttccagcagaactaccatggtgttgtttttgtgcagaaataaaagttctcggaatggaacaaaactttgcgaggattttttatatcaataataagaatttctggagccaagacccaacagaggggggcacctgggtgagcacaacccaccagggtgcgcccccctctcctggcgcgcccaggtgggttgtgcccacccggtggccccgcagaccctgaaaccaatgctataaaatcctatttttccagaaaaaaatcagagagaaagaattatcatgatccacgagacagagccgtcgtcacctcctgttcttcttgggaaggccagatctggagtccgtttggggctccagagaggggatcttcgttcttcgtcatcacctaCCCTTCttcatcgccaattccatgatgctccccaccgggagtgagtaattccttcgtaggctcgatGGTCGGTgagggttggatgagattcatcatgtaatcgagttatttttgttagggcttgatccctagtatccactatgttctaagattgatattgttatgactttgccatgcttaatgcttgtcactttgggcccgggtgccatgatttcagatctgaaccgtttatgttatcaccattatatccatgttcttgatccgatcttgcaagttatagtcacctactacgtgttatgatccggcaacctcgGAGTGACAATAgccgggaccactcccggtgatgaccgtagtttgaggagttcatgtattcaccgtgtgttaatgctttgttccggttctctattaaaaggagaccttaatatcccttagttttcaatatggaacccgctgccacgggagggtaggacaaaatatgtctgAAATTACTTCACACACGACAATTGCTGTCACGATTCTAGGACGATGGCTTATCCAACGGTGTTGTGCAGTTCTGCCTTTCCAATGGACAGTGGGATATGTTGTGTCATCTTGAAATCGTCCCGGGGTGTCGTCCGTATATCAACGCtcaaagatgtcatgcaagttctttccataagcacgtatgactattactaaatacatgcctatattatattgacgaactggagctagtgccgtatcgccctaggttataattgtctcatgatgaatatcatccaacaagtcaccgatccaatgcctacgaatttatcttatattgttcttgctaagttactactgctatcatcattgttacacttgctatgaaattactgctatcactattaccgttactattgctactgtcaccactatcaaaactatcatattactttgctactgatcacgttgctgcagataattaatctccaagtgtggttgaattgacaactcagctgctaataccttcaaatattctttggctccccttgtgtcgaatctataaatttgggttgaatactctaccctcgaaaactgttgcgatcccctatacttgtgggttatcagtcccCGTCACCAGCAGTGCCTCCTGTACAGAACCGGCAACCAAGAGGAAGCGCGGCCCGACCAGGCTGGCCCGCACGCCGAACAGGGGAGGGAAGGCGCCAGATCGCGCGCACCGATCGCCATAGAAGCCGCAGCCAGCCGCCAACGATCACCGGATCCCGCCACCCGCGCGGCCGGGGCACCAGATCCACCGCCCACACGGCTGCTAGCCGGCCGTGCCTTGCCAATGGAGCCGCTGCTCTAGATCCGGGGTTCCCCACGCAGAAGCAGGGCAACCGAGGCCCCGCCGCCACCATCCTTGGCTCCTCGGGCTTGCCCGACGGCTGCCTCAGGCGGCGGccaggaagggaagagggggagtGAGGAGGTGGGGCGACTAGGGTTGGGAGGAGAGATCTCTTGTGGATCTACATACCTTAAATTGGGGGAGAATTTCACTTCCCCGGCCTCTGCACCAACTAGGGATGCATACGGCCTTTTAAGTATGAGTACTAGGATTTTTAATCTCGGTTACGCATTGAGCCTAGTCCTCAATGATAAATGTGTGAGTACCAGGAGAGCCTAGTCTCCAAGAATAAATAGGAACCTAAATTCGCCTCCGTGAGGATTTGAACCTGGGTGTTGGGTTTGTACATCCACTCCCCAACCTCCTTAATTTATTTGTATGCTGGAGGGGAATGTGCTTGGTTGGGTTGAGTTACAATTTATTTCAGGAATCAGCATAGGCTACATATTTATTACGTTACGTGCAATAGTTATAAGATTCGCGATTTATTTGTTCCACAATTATAGTTTAGCTGAGTCACCTATTTGGGAGAACAGGGGAACTGTACTTACCAGATTAACAATTCATTCGGTCCGCCATTCGCTACCTCCTATGAATTGGGCGGTAGGGATATGCATCTCTGATTCAAGAGATGAAGGCCGGTGTTCATGAATCAATTGTTTCCTGTCCGATAACACTAGTGCAGGTACTTGAGGATAGTGCCACAATAGATCCAAAATCAATAGGATCAACCAAAACCGTTTGCTGAGGGTGCAAGTAAAAATGTGAGACACGTGAAGATATGGTGAGTACTTTAGTCTTAGGCCACAAGGGCTCCCCTCATCGGTCGTTACTGATGTCACTACCGATAGGTGTCGGGCACTGGTGGGATCTCGAGGGGGCTAGATATCTGATGAGGTAGATATTGGGTCTTGCGAGGCTCCCGTACTTGAGGGAGAGGCAGTCCACGACCAACACTCCCCCACCCGCCCCACCACGTGCTGATTCAAAACATgctagcgcgagactggtcacgCTGCTCAAGCTCGCTGTCGTGGAGTCACTTGTTGCGCCATAGGGGCGGTGTGGTGGTGTCATCTCCATGAAACGGGTTGTGCATTTCAGTTTGATCGTTGTTAGGGGTAATTTTGGTTGTACTTCTCCCATTCCCTCATGCCTTACTTTTGATGCAACTTTTGCTCATGCGCTCGAATGGTGGGTGGTCACCGTGCCAGATGCATATGAGCTCAAGGAGAGTAGAATGGAGGTTTAGAAGAAAATTTGAATGGGCTCGGTTTGGGTAGCCTAGGCTCGTGTAAGACGACTACTTTGACTTGACCCGTTCCACAAGGCGTACCATGGACCTTGCCGACAATACATAGACTCTTGCGCCACATCTGGGTTCAGGGCCTAAGGCAAGAATGTGGTGAGGGGTGGTGTGGCGGCAGCAGACGATGTGAATGAGAGTTCTTACTATGTAGGGTGGTCATGGTTATTGGCAAGCTGAGAGATGGGTGGGTGGTGGCTTTGTTGGGGATGGAGCAGCAAGATCCGAAGTATATGGATGGTAGCGGTGGCATGCTTGACGTTTGTGGCTTCAGCCAATACCAGGATCCTATGCAGTTCTAGAGTGTGCCACAATTCCAAGGTGAACAACAATTCTAGAACAAGGGTCAATTCAAGTTCTAGAGTTCTGCCGGTATGTTTGACTCACTCGATCCGATGTTGTGTGGAGCAACTCCAGCCGACAAATCAGCAAGGAGGGCGGATCATCCCCTTAGGGATGTCCGGTGATTTGAGCCAAGATATCAATTCCAAAGCCAGGGAAATGGAGGTAATGCTCAAAGAAGTGGGATGACTTCTGGAGGATGGTGGATGGCAATCAACTTCCATTCTTTGATAATGTGCATGCACAAAGAAACTCATCTTAGGATGAGAACATGAGTATAGGTAACAAGTTGTAAGGTGCATGCCGAGAAATGCTAGATGTTTTAGATGTACTTTGCCTGGTCACGTAGTGAAAGACTACAAAACAGTGTTGATCTGCATTAACTGTGGCAAAAAGGACTGCCACATCTCTGAGCAATGTGGTGTGATTAACAAACCTACTCTGGTTGCGCAAAAGGTCTACATATGTTACTTGCTCAAATTGGGAGAAAACCTAAGTGTGATAAGTTGGTTGAAGCTATAAGTCTAGTTCAAGTGATTGAGGGCAATGTCTATTTGAAGGTTTAGTCAATGCTCTGGAAGTCCAATTCCTTTGGGCTAATCCCTTGAAAGTCTAAGAGTATGGTGATGGATCATTTTTGGTCAAGTTCCTTGGTTTCCGCAAACTCAAAGAAATGTTTTAGTATACCATGTTTGGCTTCATATGAAGAAGTGTGATTGTTAGGGTTTCTAAGTGGGAGCTAACATATGTGGCCAAGTTTAAGCTCTACTCTGTGTTGGTCCGGATCTCTGTTGTGTTGCAGaccatgtgatacgtctccgtcgtatctacttttccaaacacttttgcccttgttttggactctaacttgtatgatttgaatggaactaacccggactgacgctgttttcagcagaattgccatgatgttgttttatgtgcagaaaaaaaaagttctcggaatgacctgaaactccacagaataccttacaataaataataaaaaatcctcgccaaagatgaagaccagggggcctacacccttgccacgagggtgggggcgcccccccctagggcgcgccccctacctcatggcccccctgcagaccccccgactccaactccaactctatataaccgCTTTCGTGGAGAAAAaagtaggagagaagaaatcatcgcgttttacaatatggagccgccgccaagccctaaaacctctcgggagggctgatctggagtccgttcggggctccggagagggggattcgtcgccatcgtcatcatcaaccatcctccatcaccaatttcatgatgctcaccgccgtgcgtgagtaattcaatcgtaggcttgctggacggtgatgggttggatgagattcaccatgtaatcgagttatttttgttagggtttgatccctagtatccactatgttctgagattgatgttgctatgattttgctatgcttaatgcttgtcactagggcccgagtgccatgatttcagatctgaacctattatgttttcatcaatatgtgagagttcttgatcctatcttgcaagtctatagtcacctattatgtgttatgatctgttaaccccgaagtgacaataatcgggatacttaccggtgatgaccgtagtttgaggagtccatgtattcactatgtgctaatgctttgttccggttctctattaaaaggaggccctaatatcccttagtttccattaggaccccgctgccacgggagggtaggacaaaagatgtcatgcaagttcttttccataagcacgtatgactatattcggaatacatgcctacattacattgacgaattggagctagttctgtgtcaccctatgttatgactgttacatgatgaaccgcatccggcataattatccatcattgatccaatgcctacgagctttccatatactggtttacgcttatttactttctcattgctattgttacaatcactacaaaataccaaaaatattactttgcttttattactcttttgttaccgttaccatcactatcatattactttgctactaaacactttgctgcagatactaagtttccaggtgtggttgaattgacaactcagctgctaatacttgagaatattctttggctccccttgtgtcgaatcaataaatttgggttgaatactctaccctcgaaagctgttgcgatcccctatacttgtgggttatcaagactaatttatggcgccgttgctggggagcatagctctattctttgagtcacttggcatttatatctgctggacactatgaagaatttgaaagacgctaagacaacaatttatcgctcaactacgaggggaggtaaggaactgccatctagctctgcacttgattcaccttctattatgagtaagcttgcgacacctaaacctgcttctactattcgttctgatatgtcgcatgttattgatgatgccacttctgctatacatgatacttatgatgaaactacctctatgcctgatactactatgccacttagtgattttcttgaggaacgacttgctagggctagagagattgaaaatattgaatctgattatgaagatgaaagtgacgatgaagaatcacttgttgttcctgagggttatttatttgatcaagaagcttctttagttattttagcttgcaaagatagatatgaactcaaaaggttattagctaaatggaataaacaatctctaaatgctaggatgagacctgaccctgcttttgctacttcacctatctgtgttgctgataaggattatgaattctctgttgatcctgatataattactttggttgaatctgatccttttcatggctatgaatctgaaactgttgtggcacatcttactaaattaaatgatatagctaccctattcactaatgatgagagatctcgctacttttatatccttaaaatatttccgttctcattaaagggtgatgctaagatatggtttaattctcttgatcctggttgtgtgcgtagtccccaggatatgatttactacttctctgctaaatatttccctgctcataagaaacaagctgctttaaaggaaatatacaactttgtgcatattaaagaagagagtctcccacaagcttgggggaggcttctcaagttacttaatgctttgcctgatcatcctcttaagaaaaatgaaatacttgatatattttataatggactaaccgatgcttccagacattacctggatagttgtgctggttctcttttcagggaaagaacaccggatgaagctgaaatcttattgaataatatgttgacaaatgaaaataattgggcacctcctgagccacctcctgctccaattaatgatcctaaaccaactccgaagaagagcggtgttctatttctcagtcccgaagatatgaaagaggcaaagaaatccatgaaagaaaaaggtattgaagttgaagatgttaagaatttacctcctattgaagaaatacatggtcttaatttaccgcctattgaagaaacatatgatcttgatcctttacttattgaagaacctccagaccccgataacccgacacaggtagtaaaggtaaattctctctatagatatgataaagctgaaatccccccctgctaaaattgctagccaatgcttggatgagtttgataattttatgtttaaacaagaagacttcaatgcttattttggtagacaattaaaacaagatgctgatatgattaaatacttgggtgattatatggctaatattagaggtgaacttaaacttgttagcaaacatgcttctatggttaccactcaagtagaacaagtacttaaagctcaaaaagaattgctcaatgagatgaatagtaagaaaaatgattatgctgttaaagtggctactagagctggtagaatgactcaggaatctttgtatcctgaaggccaccctaagataattgagcaagattctcagagaaataaaattgatgcacctagttcttctaaaaagaagaaaaagaaaaatgatagaactgtgcaaacttctagtgaacctattgctgaacacctaataatccaaatgatatttctatttctgatgctgaaactcaatctggtaatgaacatgaacctaatgaaaatgttaatgatgatgttcataataatgctcaacctagtaatgataatgatgtagaaattgaacctgttgttgatcttgataacccacaatcaaagaatcaacgttatgataagaaatattttgttgctaggaaacatggtaaagaaagagagccttgggttcagaaacccatgccttttcctcccaaaccatccaagaaaaaggatgatgaggattttgagcgctttgctgaaatgattagacctatctttttgcgtatgcgattgactgatatgctcaaaatgaatccttatgctaagtacatgaaagatattattacaaataaaagaaagataccagaagctgaaatttccaccattcttgctaattatacttttaagggtggaataccaaagaaatttggagatccaggagtacctactataccatgctccattaaaagaaactatgttaaaactgctttatgtgaccttggagccggtgttagtgttatgcctctctcttgatattcccgaggatgatagtatgtctattattcttggaagacccctTTTGAacactgtaggggctgttattgattgcaacaaaggcaatgtcacttttcatgttaatggtaatgagcatacggtacactttccgaggaaacaacctcaagttcatagtatcaactctatcggaaaaattccattggttatatttggaggtttgaatttcctcttcctactgtcaagaagaaatatgatatacttattattggggatgtgcatatccccgttgaggtaacctagtgttattcggaATTTCTCCGGtatcatgttaatcggaatgagtttgttaacaagacttgatcaaccttgttagtggattccttttgacgagcatgagatggatgaaactagaagcacaaccttctgtaccctctctatactttctgttatttagttgaaataaagtaaaaataaa from Triticum urartu cultivar G1812 chromosome 3, Tu2.1, whole genome shotgun sequence encodes:
- the LOC125545030 gene encoding peroxidase 56-like isoform X2, which codes for MRGRSTPASKFNLLLLISSPSVSSRLTRVKFQRLLSSCFPPSRPSNLARRRLDSALFLRSGRMALDVLLRLLILAAVASAMPVPGPTDPAAAGLAIGFYNKTCPKAEELVLEEMRDIVHEDRTLGPALLRLLFHDCFVRGCDGSIMLKSRSKKGERDAMPMSYSLRGFDEVERIKAKLEDECPLTVSCADIIIMAARDAVYLSNGPRFPVETGRRDGKVSLCIDAENDLAPPHANIVDLKTYFSVKNLSWKDLVVLSGSHTIGRAQCAAFAPDRLYNNSGLGVQDPTLDKAYAPELRERCEPGNKEDETLVDMDPKSPYEFDLSYYRDVLSNKTLFVSDQALLDDRWTRDYVARMAAAESTEEYFEDYAAAMINMGRMEVLTGGNGEIRKFCSAYVD
- the LOC125545030 gene encoding peroxidase 56-like isoform X1, whose product is MRGRSTPASKFNLLLLISSPSVSSRLTRVKFQRLLSSCFPPSRPSNLARRRLDSALFLRSGRMALDVLLRLLILAAVASAMPVPGPTDPAAAGLAIGFYNKTCPKAEELVLEEMRDIVHEDRTLGPALLRLLFHDCFVRVRAALLLCRAVPRRVHGSSECVSLNLNWMRGLQGCDGSIMLKSRSKKGERDAMPMSYSLRGFDEVERIKAKLEDECPLTVSCADIIIMAARDAVYLSNGPRFPVETGRRDGKVSLCIDAENDLAPPHANIVDLKTYFSVKNLSWKDLVVLSGSHTIGRAQCAAFAPDRLYNNSGLGVQDPTLDKAYAPELRERCEPGNKEDETLVDMDPKSPYEFDLSYYRDVLSNKTLFVSDQALLDDRWTRDYVARMAAAESTEEYFEDYAAAMINMGRMEVLTGGNGEIRKFCSAYVD